CCACACACAGCCGAGTCATAGGTGATCTGCTAGATCCGAATGGGACCCACGGACAAGGCGCACTGTTCCTGAACACGTTCCTAGATCTGATCGGACACGAAAATGCAACGTCTGGTCAATGGCATGTTACAGTGGAAACAGGGCGGGTAGACATCTGCCTCTGGCGTGTAGATCCGGCAAGTGTTGTCATTATCGAAAACAAATCGAACTGGGCAGTCGATCAAAGTTCACAACTCTACCGCTACTGGTTGCAAAACATACATAGCTATTATCCAGATCTGAATTATGAGGAGGCATCGACCTGTCGAAATTTTAAAGTGGTTTACATGGCACCCTCTATCCACAAACGCCCGACAGCCCAAAGTTTACAGCGCCCCCCAGAACTAGCCAGCCTAAGCGGACTTCCAGTTAGTTTACCGCTAATACCAGTGCTCTTCACACTCGACACTCACCTCCAAGAATGGTGCTCGCGCTGCATGAAACATTTGGACTCCAAAAATGAGCGCCTTCGCAACTTTCTCAAATTCTATAAAGAAATCTGGTCGAAATAATTATGAATCCACAACAAGCAGAAGAACTCTTCCCGACCCTCGAACATTGGCTTAGCTTTAATGAGCTATTTGATCAGCGCGTAACCATCTTTGAGTCATTCTTTGCGCCAGCCACACAATTGATTCGTCAGCACTTTGCTGAGAAGCTCGACGCATCTTGGACCCAGATCGAATGGGGATCGCCCCATCGGGATACTCAATGGTATTTAAGTGAGTTCGGTCCCAATTCACTTTGTCTTGTCTTTGGGTGGTGCTATGAGTTGCAGCTTCGACTGATCGACGACGTGAGCTTCGACAGCCATGCCATTACAGCGGCGCTTGAAACGAATGAATATGCCGCGTTGAAAAATGCATTCGAACGGATCGATCGACACATGCAGATAGATTCAAAGCTCATGGAACGAGGCAATTACACATTCGGCATCCCGAACGACCGGAATCTGTCCTGGAATGAACTCGCATGGTGTGCGAGGTTCAAAGCTCAGGAGTTCGCGGAACAAGCGATTCGAAAGATAGAACGATTCACGAAGAATACAGAAGTCACCGAGCAGATTCGTAAACTCAACGAAATTGGTCGGGACGCAAAGCAAGCCTGATGGGGTCGAAGCATAAGCAAGCCAGAAAACCGATGCTGCATACATTCACAGCGAATGAAGCTCAAAAAGAGCGCAATCCTTATTCTTATACATTTGCTCACTCTATTTCACTCAGTTTAGAAGCATAGACACATGTCAGATCCATTTTTTGAGCACCCCATCCTGAACTCCCCCTATGAGTATCCCAATCGCCACTGGGAGCTAGACAAGGATGGGCAGCCCACTCAGCAGATAGTCCCAAGCAGACGCATTGCGGACTTCATCACCCCGATTCCTAAGGCTAAAAAACGCAAGGGAAAGGCCGACCAACAAGAGTTGGTCATGGACGAAGGCGAAGGTCTATCCTCGGAGGAGCAGCAATACACAGCTTCCAGTATCAATCGACTGCGCGAGCATATCGACCGCTGGCGCAGTCTCAAGAATCCCAGTGATTGGAAAGTCACCCCGGAAACTGCCCGCCTGCTACAACACTGGCGTCACCATGAATTCCAGGGAATACGCCCCTTTTTCTGCCAAGTTGAAGCTGTTGAGACGCTGATCTGGCTCACGGAGGTGGCCCCCAAGTCAGGCAATGTCGGCAAAAACTTCCTCGATCATCTTGAAAATGCCAGCCTTGCCGCGAATCCAGAGCTAATCCGGGTTGCCTTGAAGCTGGCGACAGGTGCGGGTAAGACGACTGTCATGGCCATGATCATCGCCTGGCAGACGATCAATGCAGTGCGCCGCCCAACCAGCAAACACTTTACTCGTGGCTTTCTCGTTGTCGCTCCAGGCATCACTATCCGTGACCGCCTGCGCGTCCTCTTACCCAACGACACCGAAAGTTACTACGGTTCTCGCGAATTGGTGCCAAGTGACATGGTCGACGAGCTTGGCAAGGCAAAGATCGTCATCACAAACTACCACGCTTTCAAACTCAGGGAACGGATGGAGTTGGCGAAGGGAAACCGGGCTTTACTTCAAGGCCATGGGGCTCCCCTCAACACACTAGAGAGCGAAGGACAGATGCTACAGCGGGTCATGCCTGACCTGATGGGCATGAAGAATGTCATGGTTCTCAATGACGAGGCGCACCATTGCTACCGCGAAAAGCCTGGCGAAAACGACACGGCCAACCTGAAAGGCGACGATAAGAAGGAGGCCGAGAAAAATAACGAAGCTGCCCGACTGTGGATCAGTGGCTTGGAGATTGTGAAGCGGAAGCTCGGTATTAACCGAGTGGTCGACCTCTCCGCCACCCCGTTCTTTCTGGCAGGTTCGGGGTATGCCGAAGGCACCTTGTTCCCCTGGACTGCTTCTGACTTCTCACTCATGGATGCCATCGAGTGCGGCATCGTCAAATTGCCCCGTGTCCCCATTGCGGACAACGTGCCCGGAGGTGACACGCCCATGTTCCGGAACCTTTGGGACCATATTGGCAAAAAACTCCCGAAGAAAGGCAGAGCCAAAGGAGCTCAATTAGATCCACAGAGCCTCCCACCTCAGTTACTGACTGCACTCGACGCACTCTACGGTCATTATGAGGAGACCTTCAAGCTCTGGGAGAAGGATAAAATCAAAGTCCCGCCCTGCTTCATCGTCGTCTGTAATAATACTGCGACCTCGAAACTCGTCTACGACTACATTTCCGGCTACTATCCGGACGGACCGGAGGGCGAGAAGCCACCAGAGCTAGGGCGCCTACCGCTGTTCAGCAATTTTGATGAGCATGGGAACCCTCTGGCCAAGCCCAATACACTGCTAATCGACAGCGAGCAGCTGGAGTCTGGCGATGCACTGGATGCGAACTTCCGCGAAATGGCGTCTGCCGAAATCGAGCAATTTCGCTATGAGATTGTCGAACGCACCGGCAATCGGGAAGCCGCAGAAAAAGTCACCGATGCGGACCTGCTACGCGAGGTCATGAACACCGTCGGCAAGGAAGGTAAACTCGGCGAGCAGATACGCTGTGTCGTTTCCGTCTCCATGCTGACCGAAGGCTGGGATGCGAACACTGTGACCCACGTCCTAGGTGTGCGTGCCTTCGGCACCCAGCTCCTTTGCGAGCAGGTCATTGGCCGCGCCCTACGTCGCCAGTCTTACGACCTCAATGAAGAAGGCCTATTCAATACGGAATACGCCGATGTCCTTGGCATCCCCTTCGATTTTACCGCCAAACCTGTCATTTCGAAGCCAGTTCCGCCGCGCCAGACGACCCACATCAAGGCCATGCGGCCCGAGCGAGATGCCCTTGAAATACAATTTCCACGGGTCGCCGGGTATCGGGCTGAGCTTCCCAACGAACGTCTCTCGGCTAATTTTGGCGACGATTCCTCGCTCGTGCTGACTCCGGACCTGATTGGAGCCACCGAGACCCAGAACTCGGGCATCATTGGCGAACAACACAACCTCACACTGGAGTATACGAAAGACACCCGGATCTCGACGGTTCTATTCCGCCTCACGCATCGCCTCTTGGAGACAAAGTTCCGCGATCCAGGCGGGGAACCGAAACATCATCTATTCGGGCAACTAAAGCGAATTACGAAGCAGTGGCTTGATAGCTATCTTGATTGCAAGGGGGGCACCTATCCTGCCCAGCTGGGCTATAAGGTGATCGCAGACCAAGCCTGCGAGAAGATCCATGCGGCCATCACCCGCGCCAGCATGCAGTCGGAGGGCAAACACATTGTTAAAGCCCTATTGGATTCCTACAACCCATCCGGTTCAACTGCCTACGTCAACTTCCGCACGTCCAAAGACACACTTTATCAGACCGCCCCCAACAAGTGCCATGTAAACTGGATCGTGCTCGACTCCGACTGGGAAGCCGAGTTTTGCCGCGTCGCGGAAAACCACCCTAAGGTTCTGGCCTACGTTAAAAATCACAACCTTGGCCTGGAAGTCCCTTACCGCTTCATGGCCGAAAGCCGCATCTATATCCCGGACTTTATCGTGTTGGTCGACGATGGCCATGGCCCGGAAGATCCGCTCCACCTCATCGTCGAAATCAAGGGCTACCGGGGGGAGGATGCCAAGCAGAAGAAAGAGACGATGGATACCTTCTGGGTCCCCGGAGTCAACAATCTCGAAAGCTACGGGCGCTGGGCCTTTGCCGAGTTTACCGATGTCTATGAGATTCAGAGCGACTTTTCTTCACAAGTTGCATCGCGGTTTGAGCAAATGCTCTCTGGTGAACCAGTCCATAGACGCGACCTAAACCTGCCACCCGGATACATTCCGCGCCCACCAGTCAAGAAAGCCACAAGAAGGAATAAGGAGGATGAACAATGAAGATAAAAAAAGCTCGCTCGGTCATGGATGGGTTTCAACGAGCACTTGAGATCGCGTCGGAATGGTCAAATGGCGAAGAGCCCTTCTTCTGGTTTAGAGGTGTTGTCGACAATACTTACGATCTACTCCCAGGAGCTCATTGGCGTTCCATTAAAGAAGCTTACGACGAGTATGAACCCCTCGTCACCTTTTCCCAGGAAGCAGTCGCTTACGCAGATGTCGGGTATTTCAATGATTGGAAGACTTATTTTCTGGCTCAACATCATGGCATCCCCACCCGCCTGCTGGATTGGACCGAGAGCTTCTCGGCAGCCATGTTCTTCGCGCTCGATGGTGCCGAAGCTTCAAAAACGCCATGCGTATGGCTCTTAAGACCACACAAGCTCAACGGCTATTCGATCAAATGGGATGGGATTCTCTGCCCCGAGAATATCCGCGAGTGTAGCCTCTGGTTACCAAAGGAGCAGAAAGATGTAGCTCTGCAATCGATGAAAGACCCCGATGGTTATCTGTATGATAAGGCGCACCCACTGGCGATCTATCCATCAAAGTCCAACAAGAGACTAATTGCTCAACAAGGCGCATTTACCGTCCATGGCACAGATCAGAGGCCTTTGGAAAAAATCATTTCTGAAGAATTTTCTAAGCCGGAAGAAGTATTGGCCCGAATCGATTTTGAAGGCTTGGATTTAAAGCAAGCGCGACATGATTTGCAGAGGCTGGGAGTTCGGAGGAGTTCCATCTATCCGGATATCGATAACTTCGTCAAAGAGCTCAAAGAGCAATATTGGCCGGACGTCCCAAAGCACATGCCAACGAAAACGGCTTCCACAAAGAGCTCACCCAAAAAGAAGGCTATCAAAAAGAAGGCGGTTAAGAAAGTCGCGAAGAAGGTAGTCAAAAAGATGATCAAAAAAGCAGCCAAAAAACGCTGAACTGACAGATTCAATTTAGAGGAACATTTCATGCCCAAAAAGAAAACCGCCACCAAGAAGCAAGTCGATGCACTCGTCCATGAGGACGCCAAGCGTAAGAACATCCCCACGGCCGAGTATGAGTCGGTCATGGAGCAGGACGCGCAGTCGCCGATCCAACTGGCCTATGAGCGACGCAACCGCGACCTCGATCCGCAGCTCGTTTGGCGGGGTAAGGATGAACAGGACTGGTCCGACCTCGTGGTGCAGGCCCCACCGCTCTATATTCAGGAGAAGGTGCACCCCAAGGTCTTGATTGACGACCTATTGCGTCGCACCGAGAAGGCCGATGCCAACGAAGAGCCGCAGATGGATCTCTTTGGCGATTTCAATGGCCTGCCGAGTGAGGAGGCCAAGACGGAGTTCTACCAGCACGACGCCCATTGGACCAACCGCATGATCCTCGGCGACTCCCTCGGCGTCATGGCCTCACTGGCTGAGCGTGAAGGCCTCCGCGGCAAAGTGCAATGCATCTATCTCGATCCGCCTTACGGGATTAAGTTTAACTCAAATTTTCAGTGGTCCACCACCGACCAGAAAGGGACCAAACAGGATTCAACTTCGAAGATCACTCGTGAACCTGAGATGGTCAAAGCCTTCCGCGATACCTGGCGCGAAGGCATCCACACCTACCTAACATATTTACGAGACCGATTAACAGTCGCCCGTGATTTACTGTCAGATTCCGGTTCTTTATTCATTCAAATCGGCGAAGAGAATGTCCATCGAGTAAGAGCCCTCGCAGAAGAGGTCTTCGGGGAAGATAGCCTTATCGCACAAATTTGGTTTCGAAAGAAAACGATGCCTTTAGGAGCAACCTATCTCGAGCGTATGGGAGACTATGTTTTGTGGTTTGGTAAAAATGCTAAACAGACGAAATTTCGTAGACTTTACAGAAGCATCGATATTGTAGGCGATTTCCATTGGAATTGGAGGCAACTAGACGAGATTGATCGTAGAAAGTATTCCAAACGAGAGCTTGAGTCTAATCCTAGTGGAGATCCTTTTCGGTTAGTTTCGATGTGGCCACCTTCGTTTAGCGAAAAAGACGTCTACGACTTTCCTTTTAGAGGGAAGACTTGGGCACCACCAAGAGGTCAGTGCTATGCATCTAGCCGTGAAAAAATGGATCGAGTTGCCAAGGCCGATCGATTACAAATCGAAGGACAATATGTCCGGTATGTGATGAAGCTGTCAGATGATAACACCACTAAGCTTAATTCGACTTGGACAGATACGACAGGTGCACGTGATAAGAGATATGTGGTAGAAACAAGTGAGTTTGTTGTTCAGCGTTGCTTACTAATGGCCACTGACCCTGGTGACCTTGTCCTCGATCCAACCTGCGGTTCCGGCACCACCGCCTACGTTGCCGAGCACTGGGGCCGCCGCTGGATTACCATTGATACATCACGGGTCGCACTTGCCTTGGCCCGCGCCCGTATAATGGGCGCAAAGTATCCCTACTACCTGCTGGCCGATAGCAAAGAAGGTCAGCAGAAGGAAGCCGAGCTCACCCGCACTGCTCCTTCCGAGGCACCGACCTATGGCAATATACGCCAAGGCTTCGTTTACGAGCGCGTGCCGCACATCACCCTCAAGTCGATTGCCAACAACGCAGAAATCGACGTCATCTGGGACGACTTTCAAACCCGCCTCGAACCGCTCCGCGAACAACTCAACAAAGTCCTTGGCACGTCTTGGGAAGAATGGGAAATCCCCCGCGAGGCAGAAGACAAGTGGAATGGCCAAGCCAAACAAATCCACGCCGATT
The DNA window shown above is from Coraliomargarita parva and carries:
- a CDS encoding PD-(D/E)XK nuclease family protein is translated as MMTLEQVAQNRISLARQIIDKYIQLKNKRIREMCAYAGEVLARYNERKERDTEENRQTSFQYNPLRTIPIGETTHSRVIGDLLDPNGTHGQGALFLNTFLDLIGHENATSGQWHVTVETGRVDICLWRVDPASVVIIENKSNWAVDQSSQLYRYWLQNIHSYYPDLNYEEASTCRNFKVVYMAPSIHKRPTAQSLQRPPELASLSGLPVSLPLIPVLFTLDTHLQEWCSRCMKHLDSKNERLRNFLKFYKEIWSK
- a CDS encoding FRG domain-containing protein produces the protein MKIKKARSVMDGFQRALEIASEWSNGEEPFFWFRGVVDNTYDLLPGAHWRSIKEAYDEYEPLVTFSQEAVAYADVGYFNDWKTYFLAQHHGIPTRLLDWTESFSAAMFFALDGAEASKTPCVWLLRPHKLNGYSIKWDGILCPENIRECSLWLPKEQKDVALQSMKDPDGYLYDKAHPLAIYPSKSNKRLIAQQGAFTVHGTDQRPLEKIISEEFSKPEEVLARIDFEGLDLKQARHDLQRLGVRRSSIYPDIDNFVKELKEQYWPDVPKHMPTKTASTKSSPKKKAIKKKAVKKVAKKVVKKMIKKAAKKR
- a CDS encoding site-specific DNA-methyltransferase, producing the protein MPKKKTATKKQVDALVHEDAKRKNIPTAEYESVMEQDAQSPIQLAYERRNRDLDPQLVWRGKDEQDWSDLVVQAPPLYIQEKVHPKVLIDDLLRRTEKADANEEPQMDLFGDFNGLPSEEAKTEFYQHDAHWTNRMILGDSLGVMASLAEREGLRGKVQCIYLDPPYGIKFNSNFQWSTTDQKGTKQDSTSKITREPEMVKAFRDTWREGIHTYLTYLRDRLTVARDLLSDSGSLFIQIGEENVHRVRALAEEVFGEDSLIAQIWFRKKTMPLGATYLERMGDYVLWFGKNAKQTKFRRLYRSIDIVGDFHWNWRQLDEIDRRKYSKRELESNPSGDPFRLVSMWPPSFSEKDVYDFPFRGKTWAPPRGQCYASSREKMDRVAKADRLQIEGQYVRYVMKLSDDNTTKLNSTWTDTTGARDKRYVVETSEFVVQRCLLMATDPGDLVLDPTCGSGTTAYVAEHWGRRWITIDTSRVALALARARIMGAKYPYYLLADSKEGQQKEAELTRTAPSEAPTYGNIRQGFVYERVPHITLKSIANNAEIDVIWDDFQTRLEPLREQLNKVLGTSWEEWEIPREAEDKWNGQAKQIHADWWKERIARQKEIDASIAAKADSEYLYDKPYEDKKKVRVAGPFTVESLSPHRTLGVDEDDELIDPLKASEGKQGDFASQKSFAEIILENLKTAGVQQAHKEDKIKFTTLTPWPGELVCAEGIYTEGESGSEKRAGIFIGPEFGTVARVDLVQAAREAGDANFDVLIACAFNYEARTTEFDKLGRLPVLKARMNADLHMADELKNTGSGNLFVIFGEPDIDILPDDHGKLRVKVNGVDVFKPQSGKVESSNTDEIACWFIDTDYNEESFFVRHAYFLGSADPYKNLKTTLKAEINTETWDTLYSDISRPFNKPTSGRIAVKVINHLGDEVMKVFRV